One stretch of Tribolium castaneum strain GA2 chromosome 5, icTriCast1.1, whole genome shotgun sequence DNA includes these proteins:
- the Twi gene encoding twist, with the protein MDLTNSTEKFLPTVLPHQEVPPPFGYYHEEPPLFYEERPDFVAPYIKVEADEEAPVLKSRSFGRKRKSISSDEENSFQGKHKSRRKAPQSFEDIQHQRVMANVRERQRTQSLNEAFASLRKSIPTMPSDKLSKIQTLKLAARYIDFLYHVLSNENALDVDLIGNVCSYVVRDKLLKAFTRWRMEGDWSDCSSQ; encoded by the coding sequence ATGGACCTGACCAACTCCACCGAGAAATTCCTCCCGACTGTGCTGCCCCACCAGGAGGTACCGCCGCCCTTCGGGTACTACCACGAGGAGCCGCCGCTCTTCTACGAGGAGCGCCCCGACTTCGTGGCGCCCTACATCAAGGTGGAGGCCGACGAGGAGGCCCCCGTGCTCAAGTCGCGCTCCTTCGGCCGCAAGCGCAAGAGCATCTCCTCCGACGAGGAGAACTCCTTCCAGGGCAAGCACAAGTCGCGCAGGAAAGCGCCCCAGAGCTTCGAGGACATCCAGCACCAGAGGGTGATGGCCAACGTGCGGGAGCGCCAACGCACGCAGAGTCTCAACGAGGCGTTCGCCTCCCTGAGGAAGAGCATCCCGACCATGCCGTCGGACAAGCTCTCCAAGATACAGACGCTGAAGCTGGCGGCCAGGTACATCGACTTCCTGTACCACGTCCTCTCCAACGAGAACGCGCTGGACGTGGACCTCATCGGCAACGTGTGCTCCTACGTGGTGCGGGACAAGCTCCTGAAGGCGTTCACCAGGTGGCGGATGGAGGGTGATTGGAGCGACTGTAGCTCGCAGTGA
- the LOC655129 gene encoding leucine-rich repeat-containing protein 34, producing MSRMWEFQKFKGLRFTDTFLQLFSEKNSDGTKKLRFKANELEQRFQEQLLPADMVYVSTFLNAHPEVVEVDLSYNGIEDEGLETLCNITLSHQNNLQHLNLSHCDITPAGIKVLYFIAEKYGFVKLKTLRLTGNKLGPTGGHLTALFAPFCPTLEHLDVGDTDQTADSVDCLFLQLYRSQIKILDVSRVIPCNNMTQVNAVFLSESISELIRLNDTIVEIHAQKCSFDAHDVESLILGLKLNTSLKFLDIGYNNICCVGVEFLSEWLKTRPQLLGLCIAGNNIKNHGGVALSFGMPFSKLRYLDISYNHIGNEGIIAILNSIKKPYMLRYFLLWGNSFSHPANKIIQRMMLSTVFEQRGIDVKIYEVDGVLYAARYPVDKYKHRYYGVMDHGCAVGLKIKRNRVETPDDKPRALVNFAHIDRYPEIEKKSKQGQATDEKEKKIAKCEDVVKNEEKSGGVDESN from the exons ATGTCGCGAATGTGGgaattccaaaaattcaaaggACTGCGTTTCACCGACACGTTCCTCCAACTGTTCTCGGAGAAAAACTCCGACGGGACGAAAAAACTCCGCTTCAAAGCCAACGAATTAGAGCAAAGATTCCA agagCAGTTACTTCCAGCTGACATGGTGTACGTCTCCACCTTTCTAAACGCTCATCCTGAGGTGGTTGAAGTTGATCTGAGCTACAACGGGATCGAGGATGAGGGTTTAGAGACCTTGTGCAACATCACCCTCTCTCATCAGAATAACTTGCAACACCTGAACTTATCCCACTGCGACATTACACCAGCGGGGATCAAAGTCTTGTATTTCATTGCAGAGAAATACGGTTTCGTCAAGTTGAAAACATTGAGACTCACTGGAAATAAATTGGGACCCACT GGGGGACACTTAACTGCCCTTTTCGCCCCTTTTTGCCCCACTTTGGAGCACCTGGATGTCGGAGACACCGACCAGACTGCGGACAGTGTCGACTGTCTTTTCCTCCAACTGTACCGCAGCCAAATCAAAATCCTGGACGTATCTCGCGTGATCCCTTGCAATAACATGACTCAAGTCAATGCTGTTTTTTTGAGCGAAAGCATCTCCGAACTGATCCGA CTGAATGACACCATTGTTGAAATACATGCCCAAAAATGCAGTTTTGATGCTCATGACGTTGAAAGTTTGATTCTGGGATTAAAGCTTAACACTTCGTTGAAATTCCTCGATATCGGgtataataatatttgttgtGTCGGGGTTGAGTTTTTATCAGAGTGGCTTAAAACCCGCCCCCAGCTCTTGGGGTTGTGTATTGCGGgaaataatatcaaaaatcaCGGTGGTGTTGCGTTGAGTTTTGGAATGCCGTTTAGCAAATTGCGATATTTGGATATCAGTTATAACCACATCGGTAATGAAGGAATCATTGCTATTTTGAACAGTATTAAGAAGCCCTACATGCTAAGGTATTTCCTCCTGTGGGGGAATTCCTTCAGTCACCCTGCTAATAAA ATCATACAGAGGATGATGTTATCCACAGTTTTCGAACAAAGGGGCATAGATGTGAAGATTTATGAAGTTGATGGGGTGTTATATGCCGCACGATACCCTGTTGATAAATATAAACATCGGTATTATGGGGTTATGGATCATGGGTGTGCCGTGGGACTGAAGATTAAAAGAAATAGGGTCGAAACACCGGACGATAAACCGAGAGCGTTGGTCAATTTTGCGCACATTGATAGGTATccggaaattgaaaaaaagtcaaaacaaGGGCAAGCAACTGATgagaaagagaaaaaaattgcaaaatgcgAAGACGTGGTGAAAAATGAGGAAAAGAGTGGAGGCGTTGACGAATCAAATTAA
- the app gene encoding palmitoyltransferase app produces MTLNLEYHLVDLKPQEMARDRITKKWEVFAGRNRFYCDGRLMTAPNGGVFLLTVFLITGTCTLFFIYDCHYLAENVTIAIPIIGGLLFIFTMSSLLRTSLSDPGIIPRATPEEAAYVEKQIEVTNSANSPTYRPPPRTKEVLIKGHTVKLKYCFTCKIFRPPRASHCSLCDNCVDRFDHHCPWVGNCVGRRNYRFFYMFIVSLAFLAVFIFACAIAHLILITKNEGQFLDAVKQSPPSVIVATICFFSVWSILGLAGFHTYLTTSNQTTNEDIKGSFASKRGQENMNPYSQGNVCLNCFYILCGPVTPSLLDRRGIVTDDYRAEISRNVMPEINQPMKNFGIPVQNGPSQVTLNASEMPGIYRQTTETTDSNAGSVTHLVSNEQPLAIAPALQKSSEHQYMSQTSLNQAPVYSNILSHGQVTLSKSQSYANNLNVTDKSDVGDLHLDPVVLRDTSAEKRKDDKLDNDMTLQEKENSLLSASRLRLLQDTTMIESALDLDSLDDSSLGTNSQAGLMKVVV; encoded by the exons ATGACATTGAATTTGGAGTATCATTTAGTCGACTTGAAGCCACAAG AAATGGCACGAGACAGAATCACGAAAAAGTGGGAAGTCTTCGCGGGCCGTAACCGATTCTACTGCGACGGCCGGCTGATGACGGCCCCCAACGGGGGCGTGTTCCTCCTGACTGTGTTTCTGATCACGGGAACCTGCACCCTGTTTTTTATCTATGA ctGCCATTACTTGGCGGAAAACGTAACGATCGCGATTCCTATCATTGGTGGCTTGTTGTTTATATTTACGATGTCTTCCTTGCTGCGCACCAGCCTTTCAGATCCAGGTATTATTCCAAGAGCGACACCAGAAGAAGCTGCCTATGTTGAAAAACAAATCG AAGTCACAAATTCGGCAAACAGCCCCACTTACAGGCCCCCGCCTCGGACGAAAGAGGTCTTAATCAAGGGGCACACAGTCAAGCTGAAATACTGCTTCACTTGCAAAATATTCAGGCCCCCGAGGGCCTCACATTGCAGTCTTTGCGATAATTGTGTCGACAGATTTGACCATCACTGCCCTTGG GTCGGAAATTGTGTCGGTAGACGAAATTACCGATTTTTCTACATGTTTATAGTATCGTTAGCTTTTTTGGCCGTATTTATATTTGCTTGTGCCATAGCTCATTTAATATTAA ttaCTAAAAATGAGGGTCAGTTTCTTGACGCCGTAAAGCAATCACCACCAAGTGTCATAGTAgcaacaatttgtttttttagcgTTTGGAGTATTTTAGGACTTGCAGGCTTCCATACTTATCTTACGACAAGTAATCAAACAACAAATGAAGAC ATAAAAGGTTCGTTTGCGAGTAAGCGCGGCCAAGAAAACATGAATCCTTACTCGCAGGGAAACGTCTGTTTGAATTGTTTTTACATACTTTGTGGTCCAGTGACGCCATCTCTCCTCGACAG gcGAGGGATCGTTACTGATGATTATCGTGCCGAAATATCACGAAACGTCATGCCTGAAATCAATCAACCGATGAAAAACTTCGGAATCCCTGTACAA AACGGTCCCAGTCAGGTGACACTAAACGCGTCGGAAATGCCCGGAATTTACCGACAGACGACGGAAACAACCG ATAGCAACGCCGGTAGTGTGACGCATCTAGTGAGTAACGAGCAGCCGCTGGCCATCGCCCCGGCCCTGCAGAAGTCCTCTGAGCACCAGTACATGTCTCAGACGAGTCTGAATCAGGCGCCGGTTTACAGCAATATCCTGAGTCACGGTCAGGTCACTCTGAGCAAGTCTCAGAGCTACGCGAATAATTTGAACGTGACGGATAAGAGTGACGTGGGGGACTTGCATCTAGATCCCGTGGTTTTAAGGGACACTAGCGCGGAAAAACGAAAGGACGATAAGTTAGACAACGATATGACTCTGCAGGAGAAGGAGAACAGTTTGTTGAGTGCGAGTAGATTGAGACTTTTGCAAGATACGACGATGATTGAAAGTGCGTTAGATTTAGATTCGTTGGACGATTCGAGTTTAGGGACGAACAGTCAAGCGGGGCTTATGAAAGTTGTTGTgtaa
- the LOC654993 gene encoding transmembrane protein 242 — protein MDTETKPRYSPEFKLKAGFFLAGVSGISALVGFGTTLAAAKKQDPKFFGKGMEGSRAMGETGASLALRALGWGTLYAVTGCGILFYTIWKVSGAQNFEEFRYKVGSILPRIPKNEPQGRTEFSGLNDLLNYLQHQKGQKDK, from the exons ATGGACACCGAGACGAAACCGCGCTACTCTCCCGAATTTAAACTGAAAG CTGGATTTTTTCTGGCCGGTGTCTCGGGCATATCAGCCCTGGTTGGTTTTGGGACCACTTTGGCCGCCGCAAAGAAACAAGACCCCAAGTTTTTTGGGAAAGGAATGGAAGGGTCGCGCGCTATGGGCGAAACTGGGGCTAGTTTGGCCTTACGGGCTCTCGGGTGGGGCACCTTGTATGCTGTGACAGGGTGCGGAATTTTATTCTACACTATTTGGAAAGTCTCAGGAGCGCAAAAT TTTGAGGAGTTTAGATACAAGGTTGGCAGCATTTTGCCGAGAATACCCAAAAATGAGCCGCAAGGCAGGACTGAATTCAGCGGACTGAACGatcttttgaattatttacaGCACCAGAAAGGTCAAAAAGACAAATAG
- the Spindly gene encoding protein Spindly: MSSVVFQIVITFFQDLYALFEIKMCEPSVFEDLKTKYQQLQVECEQVNQHLHDYRRQIKIAQTLEAEYQEEIRLLQSQGTLEAQKLKEKVHQLEESIVELKSSHNERIENLEKELAKKEEEIDGLKKELKDVEKLSQSQNPESDSKLLDQISKLEQLNFDLNEKLCELEQSLESSEQKNATLQETVKELEALTAEYKESLDCKRQELAEANILLENLKDENLAIKSQLDMVTSKPLDDKSQGNSLFAEVDDRRVQLQQNMNTMKSQYLEMKRERASYLKQIRALRNENVELMAKMEAEIKGRQEDEEMISETYKNQINALNELIASYQKERESCNLNLKDVPPSASGMMKYFDNMLAMKNKEMEDLRQLLSSASLNTITQRHNLIEAQREIRKNNLEILQLKNEIGQLNMKIEEMQMVSPTEKTPEIKQIEEIKNVNKTNKENEGDKNVQFSEDTLDPKVTDRKKLRKNAKTFVLQSIHYD; encoded by the exons ATGTCATCTGTCGTTTTTCAAATCGTAATAACGTTTTTCCAAGATTTGTACGCtcttttcgaaataaaaatgtgcGAGCCCTCTGTTTTCGAAGATTTGAAGACAAAATATCAACAGTTGCAAGTAGAATGTGAGCAGGTGAATCAGCACTTGCACGATTACCGCCGACAAATAAAAATAGCGCAAACGCTTGAGGCCGAATACCAGGAGGAAATCAGGCTTTTGCAGTCTCAGGGGACTCTCGAGGCGCAGAAACTGAAGGAGAAAGTGCACCAGTTGGAGGAGAGTATTGTGGAGCTGAAGTCGTCCCACAACGAGCGAATTGAGAACTTGGAAAAAGAGCTGGCAAAAAAGGAAGAGGAAATCGATGGTTTGAAGAAAGAGTTGAAGgatgttgaaaaattatcacagtCGCAAAACCCGGAAAGCGACAGTAAGCTACTCGACCAAATAAGCAAACTGGAACAGCTGAATTTCGATTTGAACGAAAAACTTTGTGAGCTGGAGCAGTCGCTTGAATCGAGCGAACAAAAAAACGCCACCCTCCAAGAAACGGTAAAAGAGCTGGAAGCACTAACGGCTGAATACAAAGAGAGTCTCGACTGCAAAAGACAGGAGCTTGCGGAAGCTAacattttattggaaaatcTCAAAGATGAGAATCTGGCCATCAAGTCCCAGCTGGATATGGTTACTAGTAAACCTCTAGATGATAAAAGCCAGGGAAATTCGCTATTTGCGGAAGTTGACGACAG ACGTGTCCAATTGCAACAAAACATGAACACGATGAAATCACAATACCTGGAAATGAAGCGCGAAAGGGCGTCTTATTTGAAGCAAATCCGAGCATTGCGTAACGAAAACGTGGAATTAATGGCGAAAATGGAAGCCGAAATTAAGGGTCGCCAAGAAGATGAAGAAATGATTTCGGAAACTTACAA AAATCAAATTAACGCTTTGAACGAGCTGATTGCAAGCTATCAAAAGGAAAGGGAAAGCTGTAATTTAAACCTTAAAGATGTCCCACCTTCAGCTTCCGGCATGATGAAGTATTTTGACAACATGCTTGCAATGAAAAA taAAGAAATGGAAGACTTGAGGCAACTGTTAAGCAGCGCTTCGCTGAATACAATTACTCAGAGGCACAACTTAATTGAAGCTCAAAGAGAgatcagaaaaaataatttagaaattcTCCAGCTGAAGAATGAAATTGGACAACTTAATATGAAAATAGAGGAAATGCAAATGGTCAGTCCGACTGAAAAAACACCTGAGATCAAAcaaattgaagaaattaaaaatgtgaataaaacCAACAAAGAAAACGAAGGCGACAAAAATGTCCAGTTCAGTGAAGACACCCTAGACCCGAAAGTGACCGACCGGAAGAAATTGAGGAAGAACgcaaaaacgtttgttttacaATCTATCCAttatgattaa